CCTTGCAATATCTTTTTCTCAACAGTACACGAGTTCCCAGTCACAGTGTTCCCGACAGAGGCATCTTCCAGATGTCAGCTGAAAGGGAATTACCTGATGGCGCCTTTACTTGAGCAGCTGGTGCTGAAGGACGCGCAGTCTGAACATGTCCTCTATAGCTGGCCTTACGCCTTCCTCCGAAGATTTGGCCAGGAAAAGGTAGGCAGTAGCTTCCTCTTCTGGTGGCTGCAGAACAGCTGCTGCACGAGGTTTAGTCCAGTGCAGCCTGATGGCAGAGGGGGCCCTTGACTCCCAACTGACAGTGCTAGCAGGTCCTGGTCCACCCCTTGAGCCTGCAGGCAAGTTGCAGGCTACTCAGATCTACACAGGGTCAGCAGGGATCTCTATGTTACCTTTCCATTGCTGCTTCTTGCAGTGTGAAGGAGACGCACCGGCACTTGCTAGGGAAGAGGAACATTCTTTGCTAAATTCTCCCACATCATCCCTTTTTGGTTTCTTTTGGTCTTGTTGAATTGGCTTAGGAGTTGAAGTACtcacttttcccatttccccatgggatgtcagaggaatctggctGGAGAGTGGAGCTTAATGAGCATTCATTAGCTTGGCCCCCTGGACTCCATTCTGCCTTCTGCCAGCTGGCTTGACTTGGCCTGCAGCAAGTTGGGCCATCTGGCAAATTTCCAGTGTTTTTGAATTTATgtaaattatggctgcaatttgtgctgattatgcaaatttcagctgccATTTGTGCCAATTTGTGGCCCAAATTCATGCAACTTTCTATTTGCGCACATTATGGCTGAGCCCAAGATCAATTACATTAAAATCCCATGGAATTTGGGGAAACTGTGCTGCTCAGTTCACAAAAGTGAGCAGAGCCCTAAAAGGGCAGGATATCCCAGTGACGGACATCCCTGGTTTCCCCACCACTACCCAGTCATTAGGATATGAGAGTTAAGTTCTCCCTAGCAAGTAATTCTCCCACTCTTTTGATTGACAATACTGGTGGTTAGTGTATCCGCCTGCCCTTGGACTTTCACCATGAACTGATTAGATCCAGGTAGAACTACTCCATGCGTAAGGCCCAATAGCTCAGTTGCTGAATGCAAGTTTTGCATGTTTGAGGTGCAAAAGGACCATAGTTCAAGGACAGAGAATGCTGTCTCTGGTTAAAACTGGGGTGAGCAACTCTTGGGGCTCCAGGGAATAATTTCAATGCTCCGGAACACCCCAGGAAGCTGCAACCTCACCGTGCACTGCTGAGTTTCAGTGGCAGCAGTATCAAAACTATTGGTAGATTgcagagaggaaagagaaatCTGTATCAGGATTGTTGGGGGGCAGTATTTCTGTGTCTGCGCGTGTGCCTGTCCAGGGACCCCAACCCCCCAAGCCTGTATGAATGCAAACCTCTGGGCTGAAAAGGATGTGCATGCTGTCGTAGATGCTATTGAGGAAACTTGAATAGAGCTGTTCATGGTAGCAAAGACCCTTCCCCTAAGAGATTACCTTtgtatttcttcttctcctccccagACTGtgttctcctttgaggcagggcgCCGCTGTGATTCAGGAGAAGGCCTCTTTACTTTTAACACGGTACGGGCCACAGAGATCTGTAAAGCTGTGTCAGCTGCCATAGAGCACCAAAAAAATGTTCTTCTGGAGAGAGATAAGAAAACTGGGGTTTGCTCAGCCCAAGACTCTGTGCAGAAAGGAGGACCCTGGTCGTGGCCCACTGGTCTGGAGAGccaggaggaaatgcagcctctATATGCCAGGACCCCAAAGGGAACTGTGGAAAAAGgcttcccagtgctgcctgtgaGCGACGGCCGCTCAGTTTCCCCAGAGACGGAGTCTCCTGAAACACCCATCATCTATGCTTCCATTGGCAAGAGCTTCCCGCTCTTCCAGCCCAGTGACAAGATGGAGGCAGAGCCCAAGGAGCAGGGAGAACCACTCTCCGACCATCTCTATGAGAACTTGCGTGCTCTGGAGAAGCACCCCCTTTGTTCGCAGTCTCTCGGCTTCAGTTACAGAGACTCCCCTGAAGatagcagaagcaacaacactGAGCTGCAACCCATCTATGGCAACAGTCCTGTAGCGGCGAAACGCTCAAGTAGCCACCCAAGTCTTAATCCCAGTGCAGGGGCTGACTCCTGTCCGGAGAGCCAGTGCCCTCCTTGCATGCTGGATTGCCAAGAGGCAGTGAGTGGAGGCGAGGGGAATGCCAAGCCCAAGATAAGAGGGGCTGGTGCTTTCAAACACAAACTGGTCTCCATGCTAAGCCGGGACGGAGGAGGCGCTAAGACGGCCAGCAAGAACACGGGTCCAATGGACAAGTCATAATGGGACCTCTCCAGCTGCCCCAGGGCCTGgaattccccctctcctcctccatcatctccaTCTCCTCATGTCCTCTATCGTCATGACAGGGAGAATCTTTGTGACCTGAAAACGCAACCTGTCAAATCAGATGAATGGTGGCTGTAGATGCCAGCTTGGCCCACTCTACTCCATGGAGCCAGTCCTAGGTACTGAAGAGGTGGGAATGACAATTACTCTCCTAACCACTTCTGTGAGTATCAAGGAACCTGGAAAACCAAAAGAATGTGTTTTgggcttttgtttttcttctgtgtCTCAATAAATAGTGTTTCTTGGATTCTTGACTGTAGTCTTGgttcatctggactctggtctgtAATTAGCATAGTATTTcagcattggctgtgctggcaagggctgatgggagttgtaggtcaaaacatctggaggtccagaaATTACCCAGTCCTGCTTTATGGACAAGTCTCCCTACTGCTGTGTTGGAGTATTCTTTCCACAACAATCCCCTCGGTACTTTGCACATATACtgaggactgtagctcagtgatggaATACCAGGTCCCAGTTTCCACCTCCAGATTAAAGGAGCTCTAGTATCAGACATGGGGTAAACCTCTGTGCCAGaccttggagaaccactgctaGTTAAATACTGGGTAAAATAGTTCAATAGTCTGACCTGGACTAGGCAGCTTCATAGAGTTGTACTGGGCCAAATAAGCTAAAGGTCTGTCATATATTTGTACTGGGCTAAacaggccaatggtctgacttgacctaaggcagcttcatatatttatttgtatctattTGAGATCCCAGCTAGGGGATCTCACCCTTTTTTTACATGATATATTGATATGATGAACTTCTAGTAATTGCTTTGTCCTGACCCCTTTCTTCCACTAGAGGGCAGTCTACCCTTGCAAGTTGCTCACGAACTTGCCTCTGCAGATTCTACCCAGTAAGtctagggttggggggggggcggcggggggtgATCAGGGACCCACCCACCAGGGATTTCATGTTCTGCTGACTGGGGAGTCGAGTGTGACGGACTGTTGTGTATGAAATTATATGGGTGCAGATGGATCGTGTACTATTGTGAGGAGGGGGGGTTCTTTCTGATGTCCGAGAGTGGCCATTTGCTATTAAATCCTATTTTACAGAGTAAATTCCACTGTCTTAAACACCAGAATGACAATCATGTTTGCATCCTAGCCTCCCTTACCCTTCATTGCTTCTTCGATGGCTTGCATGGGATCTCTGCAATCTGGGTGTCAAGAGTAGTAGGCACAAAGCGGCAGCAAGTGTTCCTTCACTGTGACAGAGATGCTACGATCTTGTTGAGCGCTCCCCACTTCCCTGAGTGGTAAGAAGCTCTGGGGGCAGCCCTTACTGGATTTGACTTGCCTGGGAGGGACAGCTCAAGCAGAGCGCAAGTAAAGGCAGACAACAGAAGCACTCCTTAGAATAGTTTTACCTCACATGAGGCCTCCAGAGAGAGGCAGCTCCAGATAACTCCAGCATACAGCTCAGCACTCtctctacgtgtgtgtgtgtgtgtgtatgcatctcCCAATATCTTTTATGCTATTTCACGTGCATACCACCCAAATTATAAAAGCAACGAAAAGAGTCAGCAAGGTTAAAATCGTACCTGAAAAGCTTGCAAAGGTCTTGTGCTTGATGCCACAAAGCTGGTAAGTGGAGGTTTCCACAACTAGGATGCCACCACAAAGCAGGCCCTCTCTCTGGTAGCCATATGGAggcatattcattcattcatttattacatttatgtcctgccttttttcctccaaggaacccaaggtggcatacgtaatccttctcctctccatgttatcctcacaacaacagccctgtgaggtaggttgggctgagagtctgtgactggcccagagtcacccagtgggtttccatggctaagtggggacaagaatccggatctcccgactcccagtccaacaccttagccactacaccacactggcataaaCAGGGAAGGCGGTGATGGTGCCTAGATTGGATGGGAAGGTGCATACTGTTGTGGAGCCATGCAAGAGGGAAGTCATGCCGCCTTTTTGCATGGATAGAGGAGCAGTTTGTTGTAAATACAGGATTCTGATCTCTAGTTGTTTTGCGCATCATCACAGAGAGTCCTGTGGGTACCTTTTGAAGGTGAACAAATGTAGTGTGACATAAGCTTGCATGGACTAGTCTAGAGCCCACTTTGCTAAATGCATGCCAGGGTGTCCTATGTCAGAGGTATATGTATCCGTAGGTACAGATGAGACCCAAGAGTCAAGCGTGCGgtcaaaaagccatgaaatgcaAGGGGGATGTCGCATTTTTCTTTGCCGAGCCCAAATGTATACAAGAATGCTGCAGGTACTTATGTGCCTAATTGTAAGCTGTTAACTGCACTGGATTTATTCGAAAGAGAAGcgataaaaaaagaagatataGAGTGATGCTGTTCTGAAACATGGACCAAACCTCTTTAAAATGTAAGCCATCTGTCAGGCCCTCaagagaggggtggggtgtgtgtgtctctttcaGAATGAGTGAACTCTGTTAACCGGCAACATTGAACACATGGGAGCGGGTGGAAGGATTTCCCGTTGGCGCCATCTGAGGATAATAACGGAGCCACTTCCTGCTTCACTTCACTAAGCAAATCCAGATGTGCTCTTTGAATAAAAGCTGCGTGCAGCTTGCTGTAAACAACTCCAGGCCTCGAGTCGAAAGGATGGTGGGCCTCGCGCTGCCAAGGCGGTAGCTGAACCCTGTGGTTCTAGGGGGAAGCTCAGCTTTAGGAATCCATCACAAAACAACGCATTGGACAAGCCCAGGCTCCCAAAATGCATTGTGTGAGGCAGGAGGGTGCGAGTCACTCAGATGTATTAGTTTGGTCTGATCTGtaggcaggggggcgggggaaacctagttctctctctctctctctctctctctctctctcgtataaGCAGCAGCAATGACACTGTTTGGGAGCATATGCAAAGTGCACTTCTACTGAGCCAGATCTGGGAGAAACTGAAGCATGCATTTCGTTTCTTCATTACTGGGATGTTTAGCATAATTTTCTTCCACATCCTGGATGACAATAGGAGTTTGCAACTGGTCTAGAGCCCATTCCCAGAGGCATCAATGCTTGGTAACATGCCAGTGAGCATGcgagccagccttccccaacctggagccctccagttatgttggactacaactcccagaatctgccacctggctgggagttgtggttctacacatctggaggacaccaggttgggaaaactgGTAGGAGCTGTTACCACAGAAAACCCCTGCATCTGAAGTAACGTGGCAGTTTTATCCATGGTGTTTGATCCTGTCTATTCATATATGACTGTTCGATACTGCAATCATCACATGTTGAATGTTTATGTGTGAATCAACCTTTTGCCTCAGATATTTACATTTTTCACTTCCAAGACTGTTGGTTTCACAAAAGACTTGAATTAATTTCTGTATTCCCTGTGTGTCTatgatgttattatttatttatttatttatttattacatttttataccacccaatagccgcagctctctgggcggttcacaaaaattaaaaccacaaaaaacatccaacaggttaaaaacacaattacgaaatacagtataaaaagcgcaaccaggataaaaccacacagcaaagttgattataagattaaaatacagagttaaaacagtaaaatttaaatttaagttaaaattaagtgttaaaatactgagtgaataaaaaggtcttcagctggcgacgaaagcagtacagtgtaggcgccaggcggacctctctggggagctcattccacagcaggagtgccacagcggagaaagccctcctcctagtagccacctgcctcacttcctttggcaggggctcacggagaagggcccctgtagatgatcttaaggtccgggtaggtacatatgggaggaggagttctttcagataacctggctccaaaccgtttagggctttaaatgtcaataccagcacttcgaattgggcccggacctggactggcagccaatgaagctggaaaaggactggcgtaatgtgatcttgccggccagtccctgttaataaccttgctgccctattttgtaccagctgaagcttccggaccattttcaaaggcagccccacgtataacgcattgcagtaatccaagcgagaggttatcagagcatggataactgtagctaggctatctctgtccagataagggcgtagttggtatatcaacctaacaACCAGTGTCATGTTACACTGACTtgtattttatgcatgtttaaaatttAACCTTTTCACACGTCACACCCAGCTACCATGCCCATCACATATGTTACAAAAGCGGCGGCATCCCCCATGgggttttatgttatgtttctCTGTGGACAATCATTTGCAAATGTGACTTTATTTTCATCAGTAAGAGGCCCAATATGTTTTGAGCTGTAAACGTGGCTCTTCCGCAGGGCAATTAGTTATATCAAGGTTTTTCTGTTGAAATAAATGATTGTTATCAATCATCACTGCAAAGCAGATCTCTTAATATCTCTAATATTAAGCAACAATTGATTTTTCTGGGAGAGGCAAGCAGTCCTAGGTGTAGCTATGCACTAGCTTCATTTACTACTTTTTTCAGCATGTTTAgctggaagtcccattgagttctatggaaCATATTCTCAAGGAAGTGTGCTGAGGCTCAACTATCTCATGACCtgcagagcctaatttgaatgtcagCAAACCCCTCCCTtcatcttgggactctgaacatgcagacactggctgcattcaagacaacacgatagtcaatggtggggtaataatcaacttgacagttgtttatctagggggtactccccacacatcaTGATaacaatcaactgtggtgtggattaagatcagtgttgagttgactattagtccacgctgagttgactcccCCATCCTCTCTCCGTGCCcttagtcctcctgctagtatcccatcagccattgctgtcaaaaatctatcctgccagctggactagagtggtagCCACCGCTTTGCaatgccttaagaacataagaagtgccctgatgctggatcagaccaagggtccagctagtccagcactccgttcacacagtggccaaccagccatcggccagggatcagtgaagcaggacatggtgcaacagcaccctcccacccatgttccccagcaactggtgcacacaggcttactgcctcaaaaactggatagcacacaaacatcagggctagtagccattgatagccttcacctccaggaatttatccttgtGACTCTGTGACTGACGAGATACTTATTCTACTCCAGATACTTAAAAGAAGGTAAGTTAGTATCTTTATGGATCCTAGCAGAGCTGGAATTACTGTCAAACCATGTGAAGGAGTCACTCTGAGGCAGAGATTCCAGAAATGGAACCATTTTCTACCTCCcatctctctgtgtttttaaaaacaccacccataaaaagggtgtgtgtgtaattctgACTTTGTTTCTTTAGGTGCAGAAATGCCTGTCATTCTCCCACTTAACTCCATGATTTAGTGTGCACTACAGTTTCTGTTTGCTGGCAGGTCATAGACAAGCTTTTGGTTGGACTATGCAGCATTATCTTACGTCCTTTGAACTCCATGACCAAACAGCTGGCAAACCAGGGGGCTTTCACAGCTGGCATTCATGAATACTGTAACTGTAAAGTTAACTACCTACCTAGAGGAACTGTGCTCAGAAAGCTGTCAGTTTGCTATTGGCACAGTTTTCCTGTTGGTTTAAAATCAATAATTTCTTGATAA
This window of the Elgaria multicarinata webbii isolate HBS135686 ecotype San Diego chromosome 3, rElgMul1.1.pri, whole genome shotgun sequence genome carries:
- the DOK3 gene encoding docking protein 3, whose amino-acid sequence is MEHPVKEGILYVQHPKFGKKSWRKVWAQLFPDSPSGVARLEYFEGVSAEKATLRKGERKVIRLSNCVSVERAGDHSSPKETGPFYLCMMERSCLLAADQPDDWIECICQLAFQKTPVLASTPGNTPSPQPLMEENAIYSSWQEIHEFPVTVFPTEASSRCQLKGNYLMAPLLEQLVLKDAQSEHVLYSWPYAFLRRFGQEKTVFSFEAGRRCDSGEGLFTFNTVRATEICKAVSAAIEHQKNVLLERDKKTGVCSAQDSVQKGGPWSWPTGLESQEEMQPLYARTPKGTVEKGFPVLPVSDGRSVSPETESPETPIIYASIGKSFPLFQPSDKMEAEPKEQGEPLSDHLYENLRALEKHPLCSQSLGFSYRDSPEDSRSNNTELQPIYGNSPVAAKRSSSHPSLNPSAGADSCPESQCPPCMLDCQEAVSGGEGNAKPKIRGAGAFKHKLVSMLSRDGGGAKTASKNTGPMDKS